One part of the Symphalangus syndactylus isolate Jambi chromosome 1, NHGRI_mSymSyn1-v2.1_pri, whole genome shotgun sequence genome encodes these proteins:
- the LOC134736606 gene encoding uncharacterized protein translates to MALGWEGATRAPPRALRGRRLQMVPGLPREPAACGRGRLLSSFRGAAVPPLAPARRRHAPRRRPPRAPPAPPAPRRWGPRPGGTRASLELGEESGTVRADGHVRGEAGSGSDSAGPSRRRGCGADGPAPGQVLGARSAASARRTAGARLPPPGSRVGSSSPLWQLAPRAPFCSPTVCGRGTRGWLWWLELARGERRRFGLRGSGRVRRFCGRDADRAVRSAPHGTTQQGLLAGVFQLRGQSRDLPSTRLELYPIDPRTLHACVRCGFAPVLTCYMSSALPLSEQPQFERWRARGFQAWAEVATNQFSLKVKRADHWSLS, encoded by the exons ATGGCGCTGGGCTGGGAAGGGGCGACTCGGGCCCCGCCCCGAGCCCTGCGGGGCCGCCGGCTCCAGATGGTCCCGGGCCTCCCGCGGGAGCCGGCGGCCTGCGGCAGGGGGAGGCTATTGTCCTCCTTCCGCGGCGCCGCAGTCCCGCCGCTCGCGCCCGCGCGCCGCCGCCACGcgccccgccgccgcccgccccgcGCGCCCCCCGCGCCGCCTGCGCCCC GGCGGTGGGGGCCAAGGCCGGGGGGGACTCGGGCCTCTCTAGAGCTGGGAGAAGAGTCTGGAACAGTTAGGGCTGACGGACACGTTCGCGGCGAGGCTGGGAGCGGGTCTGACAGCGCCGGCCCCTCGCGTCGCCGGGGCTGCGGGGCGGACGGGCCGGCCCCGGGCCAGGTGCTGGGGGCGCGCTCGGCCGCCTCTGCCCGGCGGACTGCGGGAGCCCGGCTCCCTCCTCCCGGGAGCCGCGTGGGCTCCTCCTCGCCTCTTTGGCAGCTGGCTCCACGCGCTCCCTTCTGTTCCCCCACAGTGTGTGGGAGAGGGACACGCGGTTGGCTGTGGTGGCTGGAACTGGCCCGGGGAGAACGCAGACGCTTCGGGCTGCGGGGAAGCGGCCGCGTGCGGCGTTTCTGTGGCCGGGACGCCGATAGGGCTGTGCGGTCCGCCCCGCACGGAACTACCCAGCAAGGCCTGCTCGCGGGGGTGTTCCAGCTCCGGGGCCAGAGTCGTGATTTACCTTCCACTCGCTTGGAACTTTACCCCATTGACCCTAGGACATTACATGCTTGTGTGAGGTGCGGGTTTGCCCCGGTCTTAACCTGCTACATGTCGTCTGCCCTCCCCCTCTCGGAGCAGCCACAGTTCGAACGCTGGAGAGCCCGGGGGTTTCAGGCATGGGCAGAGGTAGCCACAAACCAGTTTTCCTTGAAGGTGAAGAGGGCAGA CCATTGGAGCCTTTCCTGA